From the genome of Medicago truncatula cultivar Jemalong A17 chromosome 2, MtrunA17r5.0-ANR, whole genome shotgun sequence:
ttccaGCGGATCGAAGCAACTAACAAGTACTTTAAAACTATATGATCTTTTCCCGGTTCCCTTACCAATTAAACTACATATGCAACCaagcaaaagaaaattatacttCCCTATCttgagatgcttgaattacactacCTCTCCCctctaattttcaaaattacactactatgaaattttaaaaactacaCTCTCCTCACTTGAAAGATAAAAAGTGTTtcctttaatatatttaaatataaacaaatatctTAGTGTATGGTAGCAGATATGAACTAGCCTCTTgggttatttttcttttctctacaaCTTCTAGTGTTACCAATGGCTATTTTGAATATCCTAGCTATTGATTTTAGGACTTAAAAAGATGAAATTAAGATATAAACACCCTTACTATGTATTAGACGTTCACCCAAATTCTGTATTTTATTCTTCGAAGTCCCAAAGTCAAAACTAAGTTACACATGATGCTGAGAATTACAATGAGGAAAACATCTTATATTAAGATGGGCTAAACTGTGATACATATTCATCTCTCCAGTAAGGAGagtgtaatttttaaaattagagggAGGGCAGGGAAATGTAAAAAAACCAAGCTAGTTCTTTTAATTCAGTAAGAACAAAAAAGCATCTAAAGTTGAAAAATCAAAGTGATGTTGTATTGTGAGAAgctttatttatattaaagctTACTTGGTCTCCATTGTTATTACAAAAGCCTGCAACCATATACAACCAGAAAGTGCAACCATTGAAACCTCCTCCATTTCACTCTTATCATAGGCGTATGAATGTATACTTATTATAAATACAACTATTGCCTGCAAATGACAATCAAAAACAATTAGGACCTATACAGGCATAAAATGTTTCTGTAATTAAATAATAGATTTAGAGcagaatttttttctatttttcatgGAACACAATACAGCTGAAGATGATAAGCTTCCTACAAATCagtaatttataaatattggttaccatcaaaatataaatatgctCATGAAAACACTTACATGAAAGAGGGATCGCCCAAACCATCCAGCAAATGTACTAGGATTTAAAAGCCTGTTCCAATATTGAAAGTTAGTTTGATGTTCACCAATGAAGTTGTTATTAAGTGTaagttaaataacatttttacaTGTTGGTTTGTTAAAAAGGATCTTCAgctgtaataattttttattgttcgGCCATAAAAATTCAGCTAtcgatattttattttttttaaaaaaagttcagTCATACTGAACTGGAAATTCTGTGAAAAATGAGAAGGCTTGGTGGCATTTAAAAAAGCCAGGGATAATAGCAGCAAAAATGGCAAACCTTCCCGCTTGGCAGTAGAATAAAATTTGAGGATGCTGGAGCACAGTTTCCTCACTAAGATCTTTGTCAAGCACACTGACTAGAACAGGAACACTAGTATAGAAAACATTATAAGCCATCAAGCTAACAGAATTGAAGAGGCTGGTTCCAGACACACctgaaataaatgaaaaactGAAATGGAATAACTTGTCAGAACCTTAAAAATTTGAGAATAGAAAGAAATTGAAGTGTCCTCTAACAAtaaacactaaaaaataaagtgaaaagaaaaataacacactGTCAatgttcccttttttttttctgggcCACTTGTGGGGGTTTCTGTGTACTTCGTAAACAGTTACCCAACATTACTTGCAAGGGCATTGTTGTAAAAATGTATTGTTAGATTTTTTGACATTAGTGCTTGTACTGTTAACACAACTGAAATAATATTCAGAATGTTTTTCTATAGGCATCTATGTTCAAAATTGTTTCCAGCttaatgaagaaaagaaaaaggaagaccGTTGTTGGTTGAAAACTCACAAGATTTGGATGAAGCATATCAATAAGGACTTATAGAATGAATACTGCGAAAGAAATGCCGTGCGATTGTACGAATACCGGCCATGGACCAGAATTAATCTCTTTAGGAATCTAAACTCTGCATATTAACAAAAGAATCATAAGTGAAATCTTGTAGTCATGCAGATAAAACAAGAACGAGAAACCACCAATCTGCCTACAGAAAAATATAAACCTTCAAAAGAGTGTTGAATCAAATTATGGTTGCtaagaaaaacataatataaattttaaacataagaaaagaaaaagaaatgtggaaaactctttcaaaactaGAATACAGATATCGTCTCAAAGGAGAAAGTTACACAGTCTTACTTCCAATGCTGTAATCAGCTGCTCTTGCTGCCTGCAATCCTTCTCTGCCACTGATGCCCACACCGATATCTGCTTGTTGTATCATCCTTACATCATTCCCTCCATCACCAATTGCCAATGTTCTATAGTCGCATGATTTTAAGATCTGTACAAGCTGCAGCAAGTAGTGGTATACAAGTCACAACAGTGCCATAATTTTCTGATAAATTGCAGAAAAAATACAACAGCAGTATTATGTTCCACCAAGAGTAAAGCACAATTTAGTCTTATCTTGTCCTTCGTCTTCTGGtaagtttttttgaagaatataaaAAGGAGAAGAGAAACCCAGAAAATTAATGTAAAACACAACTTCTTTCAACAAGACAAGGCAACATAATTTTATACACAAATACTGTTGTAAAAAAACACCTGTGCTTTTTGCGATGGTGTCACACGGCAGCAAATAGCAGTCCTTGACAATACTGCCAGCTCTGTAAAAGCTTTACGGTAATGCTTAAGTGCAATCTCAAGAGCCCatccatcaacaacaaaagcCACATCCTATTTGACGGAGCAAAACATTGAAAATATTAACTTCAAAACCTTTATCTTGATCCGTATTATACTTGTTTGATATACTAGTCCAAAAATCCAATGTATGCATACAATACAAGCAGCTTATCACTAGATTTTATTAGTAgggaaaaaagaacaaataaaagTAAGACAAGAAGCACCGCAACCAAATAATAATGATATCCTCCAGAGTCCAAAAGATACCACCAAATTAAAAACCAGAAAAAGAACATCAAAAAGCAAAGCTTCCCAATTAGTGGATTTAAGTTGATAGTCACTAAGCATACCTTGGGTTCAGAGGTAGTTATCCGCATTGTACGAAGCACTCTCTCTAAACTTCTGCAAACCTCGTCCTCTGTTTTTCCATCAATTAGTAGAAGCTGTCCCTTTGGTTCTATGAATTGAGAAAGGGAGGAAATTGAAAAAGGTTCTTAAGTATTACCATCATAAATTAAAAACCTTCTAAAGAAGGATTCAAACACTAAttgaacaataaaaattaaagcaaaCTGTGAACATCCTCACGTATCCAAGCTCTTCAAAAATGGGACTACAGGCACAGAAGTTAGGTAAAGTAAAGTTGAACCTATTGTGTTGATCTATGTTGATAGCCCTAGCTGTGACCAGAAACTTCAATTTCTGAAAGGATCTTAGACATTTGCAACACAAATAAGGTTTTCTAGATATTTTCTATAATTAAGCTTTTATGTATTTCCAATTATCCAAGTGTTGACAGATATAGTTTGAATAAAGGGTATAGATGTATGCTTTTCCTGGCTATGAGTGGGACACTTGTAGTTCAATTCAAACGGATACAAAAACTGTTTTATGATGCTCAGTACAGCATACCTCGCATGTTTCAAATCCTAAATCCTTCAAAATTTCAATACTCGCCTCAATTTTTTAATCAGGTTTGGACCcggaaaaataagaaaagtctCAAAGTTTAATTGCTTTTTGAATATTAAATCACTCCCTTGgaataacaaacaaacaaataaggATGACTGACAAAAAGTGACAAACACACATCCAATAGGTGTAAAAGGGTAGGGTGAATAAAGAAAAGCTGTGAAAACATTTATTATGAGCCTTTTTGTAATCAAGCAAAGGAACTATGTCAAGTTCCATATGAGTTACCGAGAGGCCAATTGTTATTTGAGGGGAGCTATATCACCCTGCAAATCTGTTTACATCACAGACTTCTTCATTTATatgtaatttgattttgaaaacaaattttaaattaatcctTTCATATATGCTATTCATTCTCTTGGGCTACCGCAGTTGAAAAATTTAGCTCCACCCCTGCCATCAGTTTGGTTGAGGAATTGGACAGATTTACTACTTGTACACTTTTACtcaaataaatgacataaaGAGATCTGTCACGTAAACACACAGATAAGTCCGTCTGTTTCTACATGAACAAAGAGAATGGTAGGGAAACCATGGATCATATTGAGGCTCTTTATGGagcttaattaattatttgaacaGACAGAAACACAATAAGGGTACTATTTACACGACACAGGATAAAACTACAATAATGTGCATGATCTCAAATGTGCACTACCTGGggaaataaaattacatgacAGGGCAATTTGTATTGCAGTATTCTGCTTGTCGCCTGTTAGCATCCAAAAATTTATTCCAGCTTTCCTTAATGTTTCTATTGTTTCAGGAACTCCATCCTGGAAGATATcaaataaaaaggaatgaatGGTCATTCATCACATAAACACACAAGGGAAgtccttttaatttattatcCCTTTAATCCCTTTAACTATCTAAAATAGAGAGAAGTTCAGTAAAAATGGAggattttaaaaatacttttttaaatcAGATTACAACATCCAACAACGACAGTCAGGCCTTTTCTCACTAGGTAAGAACTATCTAAAATAGATTGCTGTCAGCATATTCACCTGTAAACGATCCTCTATTGCTGTAACGCCAAGAATTTCCAAGTCATGTTCTACTCTTTGGCAGACCTCAGCTACTCTCCACTGTGAAGCATATTAAACTGAGAAAGCAAGTTCTTGttcattatataaaatataaaatcagtAACAAGTGTGCCCTTTACCTCTCTATCAACCAAAGTGCTACTAGCTTCTTTAAACATCAAAGACCAATCTTGATATTCATCTTTCTTTAACTCACGCCACGCCAAACATAGTGTGCGTAATCCCAAGTGAGCATATTGCTCTGTAGCTTCAATGAAATGCCGGGTTTGCTGCCCTGTATTAAGTTATGGTGTCAATCATACAAATAACTGCTCAACAAATGCAGGCATTAGAGTAATCACATTCTGGGTAGTTCAGTTGTTTCAGTttagttttggattttttatcaGCCAAATTGACCCATTGTAATGATTTGACTCTAATTGGTTGCACcagattttctttttcaacttcTTTTGATGGTGCTGTTTGCAGTGCATtattatgtaaaatatataatcatagATGTAGAATATGTTGGGCATAGTTATTTAAAAAGTGTGTCTGTGCGTGTGCGCACGCGCGTATGTGTGGTATAAAATAGATAGATAGACAGACTGTTAAGCTGTAGGATAAAGGATAAGGAGTTAGTATAATACAGTGGGAAGATGTTTTGTATTGGaattggggcctaactcatcgttacaaaaccggcttgtaaggtgacgagtgcctcctctttataaactcttatcaagagtcctATCTACCTGATGCGGGACTTGGGTTTTCCCAAAACTTTGTAAGGATATGAGATAAGGAGTTAGTCTGTTAGGATATGAGAATAAGGAGCTAGTTTGTTAGGATGTGAGATAAAGAGGAGTTAGTTAATTGATTAGTTATAGAGTAGCatgtataaataggagaatagAAGGATAGTGGGATTATAGAGATTTGTAATTTCGTGATAGAGCAGTAGCTCTAATGTAGAGGGGAAAACCCTTGGAGAAGAGTTTTCTCTCCAAATCTTCcttattttatcaataaaagtGTTCTTTCATTATCTCCTTTTGATTCAATTCTTAGGTTCCTAACACAGACATGGATATATTCATTGGTAAGTTACCCAGAGATTGGAAGTCCAAATCACAGACTTAGTTTTGGGTTTCATTTAACACAAGATTTTTTGTCAGCCTGTAGAGTGGGCACTGTAAAAATTCACCAATTTGAGGCAGAATCCAAGCCTCAAGATCAGTTAAGTCAGTTTTGAAGCCACCCAATTCATCTAAAAGTATAACGAAGTTGGAGGGTAAGGTATGTGCAAACAGTCATGAAAGAAAAACCCTGTAAATACTATTTGATTgtgttcaaatataaataagtaAAAGAACAAATAATCTAACCAGCACGAGCATATGGAAGAATAGCCTCATCTGCTCCCTTTGACAGGAGAAGGATCTTCCCATTTTGGCAATCTTTCAACACTACTGACATCCGTTTCCTATCAGAGGTGAACTCTAAGGTTTCCAGGACTTCATACTGAAGTATAGAAGTGTTGAACTTGACTTCTGAAATATTAAAGAACATGATTGTATGAGCCTTCGTAACCAACTAATTAGCCATGCTTCCAAAACAAATAGCAAATAAAATGTACCAAGTATGTTTCCACTCTTATTGAAAAAAACCATATGCAACTGAGCAGCAGCTTGAACAAGAGCATCTTCATCCTGAGACTGTGCCTTATACAAGATATCTCCAGTTTTACTGTGTACAACAGTACAAGAAACAAGTATAAATTTAAACCATTATTCTCAAGGTTTAATAAAAATGTCTTAATTAAGAAATATGTTGACTTTAACAGATTTCATATCTGGGTCCTAGCAAGGATGAAAGCAGAATCACCTCCGTGTAGGTATGACAGTATTACATATTGCCATAACTGTAAGAAATCGTACAACATCAGAAGAACCACTGGAAACAGCATTAAGAAGCTCTACATCTGCATAGCACGGGATGTAATTAATCAGGCAGGAAAACTTGCAATCCAAAACAAATATCATCATCATACAACATTCAGTGATCAAAGAAAAACATCAATGGGTGCATGCATAAGTAGTGGAAGGTCAAGAAAGgaacaatatattaattatactCTTCACCGTACTACATTCAGTTCATGTACCAGAgatttatttctataaaaacTAGTGTTCCATCTTGATCATGTCCGAGGATACTAACGCCTATTAATTGAGAAACCCAATATTGTACTTCAGTTAAATACAGGTCTTAAATAAGAAAACTAAGATAAGATCGGTGAATTAAGGAAACATTTGGACCTGGTAATGCTAGAGCCCTTCGGAATACCTTAAGTGTGAGAGCAAGCTCAGCTAATTAAGGTTTTGAGGAATTCCATGAAAAACAATTATGTTATATACCAGAACCAAATAAGTGTCAAGTGCATTGCTGCTTAACCGTGTAAGCTTAAGcatttcttttcaatttcaattgattTAGAATGCAACTGCACCCTTTAGGTTGGTTGTTGAAGGAACCAATTTCGACTTATTTTTTGTACATGGAAACATCACAATTTGTATTGAATTTCTGAGATCATTAAGGTAGCAAGGTCAATGTGCCTAAGATACGATACAGTACATGCTCAGCACGAGAAACCAACTCTTCTATTTAGGAAATTTTCAACATATCAAGCTACAAAATTGGTATCCGGATGTGAATTTGTCGTCAATTTAAGCAAATTGTACAGTTAAGAAAAGGGTTCTGATAAAGTTACTACATGACAACAACTCAAATGAAGAGTTTCACCAACCAACCATACCTTTCAATGCATCTCCATTCTCATTTCCATAGGAAATACCACTAATACAACATCTtctaaatatcattttattctcAGTCAGGGTGCCTGTTTTGTCCGTCAAAATGTACTCAACTTGTCCAAGGTCCTCGCTTATCGCTGTACTGTCACATATGACAAACATGATTCATAAACAAATGTGTTAAAGTTCTATTTCATCAAAGTAATTAGTAATCAGGATACACAAATCACTCACTTTGTTGCATGTGATGGAATGCTAGTCTCTAGGTCAATCATTTTCTGGTCCCAGTCAATAAACTTTGCATACATGCTCTTCACTAAATCCAGAGATACCTGCCAGAGATGGAACAATTGTCTGTATCAATCTTAGATATCGtcacatttaaaataatcaaaaattaattaaaaactgGTATTAGCACTATAATTGTCAGTTCAAGATAATTAATTAGTTTCAATGGCATCCTTTCACTAAGTACATAAGATCATCAATGTTCTTCCTGCAAAAGATGTACCACTACcgctcaattttttattatggttgtttttaaaatgagaatataaataaaaaacatgtagagttatatatataatataatggaATGGAATGCAAAAACATATACCACTGGCTCACCTTAATTGAAATGGGTATCATGATGGAACAAAGAAGCTCGAACCGCAAAGGGATTACCAATAATTCATACCAAGGGCCTTCATGAGGGTAAAGAACATACCATTGcttgaacaaaaacaaacaaacaaacattaggGTTCAACCTAAAACATAACATTTCAAAACATGGGAACTTCAAGAGAATAATTACAGAAAAGGCATTGAAACATGGCAAAAGTTTAAACATACGTAAAATGCGGAAAAAATCCTTGAAGAATACAATAGCAAAATGATGCAAACGATTATGAGTTATATCCTAAAATAAACCAAAGACCTTCATTTAGAGTACAAATTACGATTTAGTAATTACTCCATCCTTCTCAAATTAGGCGTCCTATTTACTATTTTCCTTGTCTCGTTATTTGTCCCTTTTATAATAccaatacaacatttattatcCTTTTCCCCAAACATACATTTTAATCATCTAACTACTTGacaaactataattaatatgagtattttagtaaatgaaacacattttaccattaaaatcaacactaCTAACCATTTCCTTAATAACCGTGTAAAACTCAAAAGGGACACctaatttgagacggagggagtaggcagtggcggagcccttcatgggctgaggtgggccacggcccacccggaaaaattaaaaaatcaacgattataggtctatttagcgagattttatgcaattttgtgttggttttatgttttggttgatccaaattcctgcaaagtggtgtagtggcccacccgaaaatttaaataattcaattataggtctattttgcgagattttatacaattttatgtcggttttaggttttggttgatccaaattcttgcgagactttaaacaatttttcaatagttaattttagtggcccaccctgacatttttttctggctccgccactgggaGTAGTCCACATGAAACAGAAAGGaagcaaaaaacaaacaaaccaacCTAGTCTTactagaaacaaaaataaaaattgcaaaggATGCAAGCTCCCTCAATGGAAGCACAACTAAATGAAAGGacaatgttcttttttttggtgttaaccCTCTGGCTCCTAAAGGGAAAGAGCCCTAGTAATCCGGAGTTCAGTTgggaggtaagtaaagtctggTCAAGAATTGTTGCACCCAAGAATCGAATTCGGGTTCTCCCGAATTATTCATCTTTGGGTggagctcattaaccacttgagctcAATCAGTTGATTAATATAGCAATAAAAAGACCACAAAAACAACGTAGTAACTTCTAATGGGCATAGGATTTGACACAATTATAAAGTGCATAAGAAATTAAGTTCCAAATGTGACATACTTTCCTTGCTTCCGTGTCCTTCCAAACATTACCCGCTATGCCAAGaaccataacaacaacaatttggAATATGAATATAGCACCAGTCAATTTGTCGATCATGGCATCCATAGCAGTGAGCTTTGGTTCTGCGATACCCCTACTCATGCCCAATTTGGTTTCGTTACCTGAACAAATTAACATATCAGatataaaattcaaactttCTGATTAAGTATATGGCTCTAAGAGTTAAATGTGTTGTTATACATGGACTTGCCTGTATAGATAGCAACTCCACATGCCCACTCAGTATTTCTCAAGTAACATGACTGTAGAATTGTGTTTTTAATGGTTAAAGGGCATACATCATTATCAATAAATGGGGGGTACAATCGCATGTTTGCATCAAATCTTCTGACGTCTTTATCTGGACTGGGACACTCAATTACACCCTAGACACATGCACACCCACAAAGAACGAGAGTA
Proteins encoded in this window:
- the LOC25487688 gene encoding phospholipid-transporting ATPase 2; amino-acid sequence: MKRYVYIDDDETSHELYCDNRISNRKYTVLNFLPKNLWEQFSRFMNQYFLLIACLQLWPLITPVNPASTWGPLIFIFAVSASKEAWDDYNRYLSDKKANEKEVWVVRKGVKKLIQAQDIYVGNIVWLRENDEVPCDLVLVGTSDPQGVCYVETSALDGETDLKTRVIPPACMGIDDELLHKIKGVIECPSPDKDVRRFDANMRLYPPFIDNDVCPLTIKNTILQSCYLRNTEWACGVAIYTGNETKLGMSRGIAEPKLTAMDAMIDKLTGAIFIFQIVVVMVLGIAGNVWKDTEARKQWYVLYPHEGPWYELLVIPLRFELLCSIMIPISIKVSLDLVKSMYAKFIDWDQKMIDLETSIPSHATNTAISEDLGQVEYILTDKTGTLTENKMIFRRCCISGISYGNENGDALKDVELLNAVSSGSSDVVRFLTVMAICNTVIPTRSKTGDILYKAQSQDEDALVQAAAQLHMVFFNKSGNILEVKFNTSILQYEVLETLEFTSDRKRMSVVLKDCQNGKILLLSKGADEAILPYARAGQQTRHFIEATEQYAHLGLRTLCLAWRELKKDEYQDWSLMFKEASSTLVDREWRVAEVCQRVEHDLEILGVTAIEDRLQDGVPETIETLRKAGINFWMLTGDKQNTAIQIALSCNFISPEPKGQLLLIDGKTEDEVCRSLERVLRTMRITTSEPKDVAFVVDGWALEIALKHYRKAFTELAVLSRTAICCRVTPSQKAQLVQILKSCDYRTLAIGDGGNDVRMIQQADIGVGISGREGLQAARAADYSIGKFRFLKRLILVHGRYSYNRTAFLSQYSFYKSLLICFIQIFFSFISGVSGTSLFNSVSLMAYNVFYTSVPVLVSVLDKDLSEETVLQHPQILFYCQAGRLLNPSTFAGWFGRSLFHAIVVFIISIHSYAYDKSEMEEVSMVALSGCIWLQAFVITMETNSFTILQHLAIWGNLAGFYVINWIFSALPSSGMYTIMFRLCRQPSYWITIFLMTAAGMGPILAIKYFRYTYKSSKINLLQQAERLGGPILSLATIEPQLRSMEKDVSTLSIAQPKNRNPVFEPLLSDSPNSTRKSFGAGSPFDFFQPQSRLSLSNNYTRNSKDQ